One Hordeum vulgare subsp. vulgare chromosome 4H, MorexV3_pseudomolecules_assembly, whole genome shotgun sequence DNA window includes the following coding sequences:
- the LOC123448248 gene encoding uncharacterized protein LOC123448248, with amino-acid sequence MARYSRAWFPLLLLASALVQSSYGSRPSPPEPKEPVAVFPVVHGAAEPRLRGDGAPEVQPSTEKGAAGHHGASAGDGGAFAASGMGGGGAVSSEQRKGSGAPVLQQALKVARRMLGGEAEDSAAGPSCHSNNAHITCAPPARH; translated from the coding sequence ATGGCACGGTACTCACGCGCTTGGTTCCCGCTGCTTCTTCTCGCGTCTGCCCTTGTGCAGAGCTCCTACGGGTCGAGACCGTCTCCTCCGGAGCCGAAGGAGCCTGTGGCCGTATTTCCGGTGGTTCACGGCGCCGCCGAACCGCGCCTCCGTGGCGACGGGGCGCCCGAAGTCCAGCCCTCAACGGAGAAGGGTGCGGCCGGTCATCATGGAGCGAGCGCTGGCGATGGTGGCGCGTTTGCAGCTTCGGGGATGGGCGGCGGTGGCGCTGTGTCGTCGGAGCAGAGGAAGGGTTCAGGGGCGCCGGTGCTGCAGCAGGCGCTGAAGGTGGCGCGGCGGATGCTGGGAGGGGAGGCGGAGGACTCGGCGGCGGGGCCGTCGTGCCACTCCAACAACGCGCACATCACCTGTGCCCCGCCGGCGCGGCACTGA